A single Dermacentor variabilis isolate Ectoservices chromosome 9, ASM5094787v1, whole genome shotgun sequence DNA region contains:
- the LOC142557657 gene encoding uncharacterized protein LOC142557657: MNVLDAVSVACRTFFAALTSHLYYKSYPDVARFLSRDRKLDPGLHQALKNSVAMRRKRWLALGLVAAYGAAMAVHQCVWLYRYGPLVYFRSQLYGLDPVALRMRPSVVAFAAIVDFTAFNVAVLVPAFCMAHFVGICDLVVLKGNRFRSMLQAYCASGCDGLKVSTVRKLQGSYAALWEAAQYMDKKLCAALFCWYVDTVLNIVVSVRAVYHTLAHYNAYSASGAYVHAAYLAVAFLLVSLSAANLVAQRRHLLQDMCRLVCTVGGAEDDELCNQVMLLQEDVANGQLAFTGWNCFDIDRPFILSVMGAVITYSVVLQQLT, from the exons ATGAACGTGCTCGACGCCGTGTCCGTGGCCTGTCGCACGTTCTTCGCCGCACTGACGTCACACCTGTACTACAAGAGCTACCCGGACGTCGCCCGCTTCCTTTCCCGTGACCGGAAGCTGGACCCAG GACTGCACCAGGCGCTGAAGAACAGCGTCGCCATGCGGCGCAAGCGGTGGCTGGCCTTGGGACTGGTGGCCGCGTACGGGGCTGCCATGGCGGTGCACCAGTGCGTCTGGCTCTACCGGTACGGACCGTTGGTCTACTTCCGCAGCCAGCTGTACGGCCTGGACCCTgtcgcactgcgcatgcgccccaGCGTGGTCGCCTTCGCCGCCATAGTGGACTTCACGGCGTTCAACGTGGCCGTGCTCGTGCCGGCCTTCTGCATGGCGCACTTCGTCGGCATCTGCGACCTCGTCGTCCTCAAG GGAAACCGTTTCCGCAGCATGCTCCAAGCGTACTGCGCCTCCGGTTGCGACGGGCTCAAGGTCAGCACCGTGCGAAAGCTGCAGGGCTCCTATGCTGCCCTCTGGGAAGCGGCGCAGTACATGGACAAGAAGCTCTGCGCTGCGCTATTCTGCTG GTACGTGGACACTGTACTCAACATCGTGGTGAGCGTCCGCGCCGTGTATCACACGCTGGCGCACTACAACGCGTACTCGGCGTCCGGGGCATACGTGCACGCCGCGTACCTGGCCGTCGCCTTCCTGCTCGTCTCGCTCTCCGCCGCCAACCTGGTGGCGCAGAGGAGGCACCTGCTGCAGGACATGTGCCGCCTGGTGTGCACCGTAGGCGGTGCCGAAGACGACGAGCTCTGCAATCAG GTGATGCTGCTCCAGGAGGACGTCGCCAACGGGCAGCTGGCGTTCACCGGCTGGAACTGCTTCGACATCGACCGTCCCTTTATCCTCAGTGTCATGGGAGCGGTAATCACCTACTCTGTCGTACTGCAACAGCTCACTTAG
- the LOC142557658 gene encoding uncharacterized protein LOC142557658: protein MTVLFFVLVPAQKYFDKCFYGIDLASAGIPNGPAILIGLIEWDSYNVLVTGSPVLMTNYMYLCDYLRAQMLSFRASERAVLDSGPLDVTKFEKVRTMCTRLIDVERRLDSLFAPAVLLWFVDLLVNIVLPIRTLINGIASFTLANVMSFFIEVIYSVSFFMILSFSLAQVDKEYKEIEEETFRLRTSVATEDWQLCQQVTLLESNINSSKFTLTGWGLFEVDRSFILTIVGAVATYTVVLIQLTPGQDTY, encoded by the coding sequence ATGACAGTCCTCTTCTTCGTACTCGTACCCGCGCAGAAGTACTTCGACAAGTGCTTCTACGGCATAGACCTCGCCAGCGCCGGCATACCCAACGGCCCCGCCATCCTGATTGGGCTGATCGAGTGGGACTCTTATAACGTCCTCGTCACCGGCTCTCCGGTGCTGATGACCAACTACATGTACCTTTGCGATTACCTTCGTGCACAGATGCTCAGCTTTAGGGCTTCCGAGAGGGCAGTGCTGGACAGCGGACCTCTGGACGTCACCAAGTTCGAGAAGGTCCGGACCATGTGCACCAGGCTGATAGATGTGGAGCGACGACTCGACTCGCTTTTTGCTCCCGCGGTCCTCCTCTGGTTCGTGGACCTGCTAGTCAACATAGTCCTCCCCATTCGCACGCTCATTAACGGCATCGCTTCCTTCACCCTGGCGAATGTTATGTCGTTCTTCATAGAGGTCATCTACTCGGTGTCTTTCTTCATGATCCTATCTTTCTCGCTGGCTCAAGTGGACAAGGAGTACAAGGAGATCGAAGAAGAGACGTTTCGGCTGCGTACCTCCGTTGCCACTGAAGACTGGCAGCTGTGCCAGCAGGTCACCTTGCTCGAATCCAACATCAACTCGTCCAAGTTTACGCTGACCGGCTGGGGTCTGTTCGAAGTGGATCGATCCTTTATTCTGACCATCGTCGGAGCCGTTGCCACGTACACAGTGGTGTTGATTCAACTAACGCCGGGGCAGGACACGTACTGA